A genome region from Manihot esculenta cultivar AM560-2 chromosome 5, M.esculenta_v8, whole genome shotgun sequence includes the following:
- the LOC110614324 gene encoding protein odr-4 homolog isoform X2: MVKAVVGDETQLNLAEDRLCQSGLNSQVGLVIGKLSSTLDRGFVYDLVPTPPNDAGEPACSLIDATTIANTTFKDEKRKGSKPVSQAADSSTLAIDKDWVAEHARQVSRMLLGGVKVVGVYVWISDTSFKNSTITLCQTVKEVAEAAPVLDTDYDKRLLIHISHSPRRWTCRNCVLSSNITSSSIRPCDFKMGRVLSSLQKFRCTYNFKLSLPVFHENASNASTLSEILHHGISVHAKELRSANALIDGNLVVNGEPCTTGDLHEIELLVPFMKSTEAEACSQKDVVGVLMFNGSVCSFAYLNSKEPVSQAVADIKEDIIGSLQSRLDIICDEADEDLGPLDVDDRETSREKLPEKPVSKLVLCLLRKTCNLAFPRRIFIPWLAGTFICDYLHPSETLEVLKDHCIELMSMEAPIDALTILQPEVEAPSVTAKSFWDVAVPGHSASSFSVQKIDTSAVVSSSRENIKSINFNILAAVFILLLSIFVGFLLLKRS; encoded by the exons ATGGTTAAAGCGGTGGTTGGAGACGAAACCCAACTCAATTTAGCGGAGGATCGCCTCTGCCAATCGGGTCTCAACTCTCAG GTGGGTCTGGTGATAGGCAAGCTCAGCTCTACATTAGACCGAGGTTTCGTCTATGATTTGGTTCCTACCCCACCCAACGATGCCGGAGAGCCAGCTTGTTCGCTTATCGATGCCACCACCATCGCCAACACCACATTCAAAGATGAAAAGAGAAAGGGATCCAAACCCGTATCGCAGGCTGCCGATTCTTCTACATTGGCCATCGATAAAGATTGGGTCGCCGAGCACGCCCGCCAG GTTTCAAGAATGTTACTGGGTGGTGTGAAGGTGGTCGGCGTTTATGTATGGATTAGTGATACCTCTTTCAAGAATTCAACCATTACTCTTTGCCAG ACAGTAAAGGAAGTTGCAGAAGCTGCACCGGTCCTGGATACTGATTATGATAAAAGGCTTCTTATTCATATATCTCATAGTCCCAGGAG GTGGACATGTCGAAATTGTGTGCTGTCTTCAAATATTACCTCAAGCAGCATACGGCCTTGTGATTTTAAAATGGGAAGGGTCTTAAGTTCACTTCAGAAATTTAGGTGCACATATAACTTCAAACTCAG CTTGCCCGTATTTCATGAAAATGCATCAAATGCCTCAACATTGAGTGAAATCCTGCATCATGGAATCTCAGTTCATGCAAAAGAGCTAAGAAGTGCAAATGCTTTAATTGATGGAAATCTG GTTGTTAATGGAGAACCATGCACTACTGGCGATTTgcatgaaattgaattgcttgTACCATTCATGAAGAGTACAGAGGCTGAAG CGTGCAGCCAAAAGGATGTTGTTGGTGTTCTTATGTTCAATGGGTCTGTGTGCTCCTTTGCATACTTGAATTCAAAAGAACCAGTTTCACAGGCTGTTGCTGATATAAAG GAAGATATTATCGGGAGTCTACAAAGCAGACTGGACATCATTTGTGATGAAGCAGATGAAGATCTGGGTCCCTTAGATGTTGATGATAGGGAAACAAGCCGAGAAAAACTGCCTGAAAAACCTGTGTCCAAACTTGTCCTCTGCTTACTGAG GAAAACATGTAATCTTGCATTTCCTCGAAGAATATTTATTCCTTGGTTGGCTGGTACATTTATTTGTGACTACTTACATCCATCTGAGACACTTGAG GTCCTAAAAGATCACTGTATTGAGTTGATGTCCATGGAAGCTCCAATTGATGCATTGACAATTCTCCAACCAGAAGTAGAAGCTCCATCAGTCACAGCTAAGTCTTTTTGGGATGTTGCTGTCCCAGGTCATTCTGCATCTAGCTTTTCTGTACAGAAGATAGACACAAGTGCTGTGGTTAGTAGTAGCAGGGAAAATATCAAATCAATAAACTTCAACATTTTGGCCGCAGTTTTCATCCTTCTCCTTTCCATCTTCGTTGGGTTTTTGCTTCTCAAGCGATCTTAG
- the LOC110614324 gene encoding protein odr-4 homolog isoform X1: protein MVKAVVGDETQLNLAEDRLCQSGLNSQVGLVIGKLSSTLDRGFVYDLVPTPPNDAGEPACSLIDATTIANTTFKDEKRKGSKPVSQAADSSTLAIDKDWVAEHARQVSRMLLGGVKVVGVYVWISDTSFKNSTITLCQLLQTVKEVAEAAPVLDTDYDKRLLIHISHSPRRWTCRNCVLSSNITSSSIRPCDFKMGRVLSSLQKFRCTYNFKLSLPVFHENASNASTLSEILHHGISVHAKELRSANALIDGNLVVNGEPCTTGDLHEIELLVPFMKSTEAEACSQKDVVGVLMFNGSVCSFAYLNSKEPVSQAVADIKEDIIGSLQSRLDIICDEADEDLGPLDVDDRETSREKLPEKPVSKLVLCLLRKTCNLAFPRRIFIPWLAGTFICDYLHPSETLEVLKDHCIELMSMEAPIDALTILQPEVEAPSVTAKSFWDVAVPGHSASSFSVQKIDTSAVVSSSRENIKSINFNILAAVFILLLSIFVGFLLLKRS, encoded by the exons ATGGTTAAAGCGGTGGTTGGAGACGAAACCCAACTCAATTTAGCGGAGGATCGCCTCTGCCAATCGGGTCTCAACTCTCAG GTGGGTCTGGTGATAGGCAAGCTCAGCTCTACATTAGACCGAGGTTTCGTCTATGATTTGGTTCCTACCCCACCCAACGATGCCGGAGAGCCAGCTTGTTCGCTTATCGATGCCACCACCATCGCCAACACCACATTCAAAGATGAAAAGAGAAAGGGATCCAAACCCGTATCGCAGGCTGCCGATTCTTCTACATTGGCCATCGATAAAGATTGGGTCGCCGAGCACGCCCGCCAG GTTTCAAGAATGTTACTGGGTGGTGTGAAGGTGGTCGGCGTTTATGTATGGATTAGTGATACCTCTTTCAAGAATTCAACCATTACTCTTTGCCAG CTTTTGCAGACAGTAAAGGAAGTTGCAGAAGCTGCACCGGTCCTGGATACTGATTATGATAAAAGGCTTCTTATTCATATATCTCATAGTCCCAGGAG GTGGACATGTCGAAATTGTGTGCTGTCTTCAAATATTACCTCAAGCAGCATACGGCCTTGTGATTTTAAAATGGGAAGGGTCTTAAGTTCACTTCAGAAATTTAGGTGCACATATAACTTCAAACTCAG CTTGCCCGTATTTCATGAAAATGCATCAAATGCCTCAACATTGAGTGAAATCCTGCATCATGGAATCTCAGTTCATGCAAAAGAGCTAAGAAGTGCAAATGCTTTAATTGATGGAAATCTG GTTGTTAATGGAGAACCATGCACTACTGGCGATTTgcatgaaattgaattgcttgTACCATTCATGAAGAGTACAGAGGCTGAAG CGTGCAGCCAAAAGGATGTTGTTGGTGTTCTTATGTTCAATGGGTCTGTGTGCTCCTTTGCATACTTGAATTCAAAAGAACCAGTTTCACAGGCTGTTGCTGATATAAAG GAAGATATTATCGGGAGTCTACAAAGCAGACTGGACATCATTTGTGATGAAGCAGATGAAGATCTGGGTCCCTTAGATGTTGATGATAGGGAAACAAGCCGAGAAAAACTGCCTGAAAAACCTGTGTCCAAACTTGTCCTCTGCTTACTGAG GAAAACATGTAATCTTGCATTTCCTCGAAGAATATTTATTCCTTGGTTGGCTGGTACATTTATTTGTGACTACTTACATCCATCTGAGACACTTGAG GTCCTAAAAGATCACTGTATTGAGTTGATGTCCATGGAAGCTCCAATTGATGCATTGACAATTCTCCAACCAGAAGTAGAAGCTCCATCAGTCACAGCTAAGTCTTTTTGGGATGTTGCTGTCCCAGGTCATTCTGCATCTAGCTTTTCTGTACAGAAGATAGACACAAGTGCTGTGGTTAGTAGTAGCAGGGAAAATATCAAATCAATAAACTTCAACATTTTGGCCGCAGTTTTCATCCTTCTCCTTTCCATCTTCGTTGGGTTTTTGCTTCTCAAGCGATCTTAG